From Myxococcales bacterium, one genomic window encodes:
- a CDS encoding flagellin FliC, which translates to MAIGISLGSSNGSLRSLNTISRNLSKSLEKLSSGSRIPRASFDAAGLAISERLKSLTSSLTQGVRNLNDGISATRVAEGALNETSNILGRLRELSIQAQNGTLNGSQKKAIQQEFDQLTAQVSDIASNTNFNGTKLLDGNESIEIVDGSGGEATEVASTDQSASSLGVEGLDASDPATLDRLDQAIRSVSSSRARLGATENRLSSRVRSQLIAIENTARANSQIRDTDFAKESSNLLKNQILSKASISVLAQANAGAGVVIKLLGQR; encoded by the coding sequence ATGGCGATCGGCATTAGTCTCGGTTCGAGCAACGGCAGTCTGCGAAGTCTGAATACGATTTCGCGCAACCTGTCCAAGAGCCTCGAGAAACTGTCGTCGGGCAGTCGAATTCCCCGGGCGTCGTTTGACGCGGCGGGTCTCGCGATTTCGGAAAGGTTGAAGTCCCTGACCTCGTCCCTGACCCAGGGAGTGCGGAATCTCAATGACGGCATCAGCGCGACCCGTGTCGCCGAGGGAGCGCTAAACGAAACTTCAAACATTCTCGGTCGACTGCGCGAACTCAGCATTCAGGCCCAGAACGGGACACTCAACGGGAGCCAGAAGAAGGCCATCCAGCAGGAGTTCGACCAGCTGACCGCGCAGGTGAGTGATATTGCCAGCAACACGAACTTCAACGGAACGAAATTGTTGGACGGCAATGAGAGCATTGAGATCGTCGACGGCAGTGGCGGAGAGGCGACCGAGGTCGCGTCAACCGATCAGTCAGCGTCATCGCTTGGTGTCGAAGGACTCGATGCGTCGGACCCAGCGACCCTCGACCGGCTCGACCAGGCGATTCGTTCGGTGTCTTCCAGTCGAGCGCGACTGGGTGCAACGGAGAACCGGCTCTCATCCCGGGTTCGCAGTCAGTTGATCGCGATCGAAAATACCGCGCGAGCCAATTCGCAAATTCGCGACACCGACTTTGCGAAAGAGTCATCCAATCTGCTGAAGAATCAGATTCTCAGCAAGGCCAGCATCTCAGTGCTCGCCCAGGCGAACGCCGGGGCGGGGGTCGTGATCAAGTTGCTGGGACAGAGATAG
- a CDS encoding glutamine amidotransferase → MKPLLIMKTGTTLPDIVEAHGDFENWIASGLDFSADEIEVVSVYEGDALPDPSAISGVVITGSSALVTEREAWSERCAAWLPDAVDREIPLLGICYGHQLLAQALGGRVERNPLGRQIGTVEVRMGVGFADDSLLGGLPQQISVQVSHVESVVELPAGALHRAASAGDPNQAFAYGPCAWGVQFHPEFDAEIVRGYVSARRSELLEEGLDPDAISSSACDSEHGTQVLRRFGEIVHGHRPVA, encoded by the coding sequence TTGAAGCCGCTATTGATCATGAAGACCGGGACAACCCTGCCGGACATTGTCGAAGCACACGGCGACTTCGAGAACTGGATTGCGAGTGGGCTCGATTTTTCAGCGGATGAGATCGAAGTTGTTTCGGTCTACGAAGGAGACGCGCTGCCCGACCCCAGTGCGATTTCGGGGGTGGTGATCACGGGTTCGAGCGCACTGGTGACCGAGCGAGAAGCTTGGAGCGAGCGATGCGCCGCCTGGCTCCCGGACGCTGTCGATCGCGAGATCCCGCTGCTGGGCATCTGCTATGGCCATCAACTGCTCGCGCAAGCACTCGGGGGGCGAGTCGAACGCAATCCGTTGGGTCGACAGATCGGAACCGTCGAGGTTCGCATGGGCGTTGGTTTCGCCGACGATTCGCTCCTGGGCGGGCTGCCTCAGCAGATCAGCGTGCAGGTCAGTCACGTGGAATCAGTCGTTGAGCTGCCCGCCGGCGCGCTGCATCGAGCCGCCAGCGCGGGGGACCCCAACCAGGCGTTCGCCTACGGACCGTGTGCCTGGGGGGTTCAATTTCATCCCGAATTCGACGCCGAGATCGTGCGTGGCTATGTCAGCGCGCGGCGCTCCGAATTGCTCGAAGAAGGTCTGGATCCCGACGCGATCAGCAGCAGCGCCTGCGACAGCGAACACGGAACCCAGGTGTTGCGACGCTTTGGAGAGATCGTTCACGGCCACCGCCCCGTTGCGTGA
- a CDS encoding RNA methyltransferase translates to MQTIWVENLDDPRLADYRNVRDADLRRSRGVFMAEGRFVVERLVGNSRFRADSLFLTPRACEAIRPVLERLPQTAPVYLAKQEVFNEIVGFDMHRGCLAAGRIGVETRPEELIATSPEGASLLVVLEGLTNTENMGNVFRNALAFEAAGVLLCPRSCDPLYRKAIRVSMGSTLTLPFARFDGWPDSLTSLRSAGYQLIGLDLAEDAIPLSAVSSSIDLGERIALILGTEGKGLSRETLEYVDHSLRIPMAPGVDSLNVATASGIVLQFLHARLTEPRGRSGVAR, encoded by the coding sequence ATGCAGACGATCTGGGTCGAAAATCTCGACGATCCGCGACTGGCGGACTATCGAAACGTGCGAGACGCCGACCTGCGGCGCAGCCGGGGCGTGTTCATGGCCGAGGGCCGATTTGTCGTCGAGCGGTTGGTGGGCAACTCGCGGTTTCGCGCCGATTCGCTGTTCTTGACCCCGCGCGCCTGCGAAGCCATCCGCCCGGTCCTGGAGCGACTGCCCCAAACGGCACCGGTCTATCTTGCGAAGCAAGAAGTGTTCAATGAAATCGTGGGTTTCGACATGCATCGAGGTTGCCTTGCCGCGGGCAGGATTGGCGTCGAGACGCGACCCGAAGAACTCATTGCCACGTCCCCAGAAGGTGCTTCGCTGCTGGTCGTGCTGGAAGGTCTGACGAACACGGAAAACATGGGAAATGTCTTTCGCAACGCCCTGGCGTTCGAGGCCGCGGGCGTCCTGCTGTGTCCCCGCTCCTGCGACCCGCTTTACCGCAAAGCGATTCGCGTATCGATGGGGAGCACCCTGACACTTCCCTTTGCGCGCTTTGACGGCTGGCCGGATTCCCTGACGAGCCTGCGTTCCGCCGGCTATCAGTTGATCGGACTCGATCTCGCCGAGGACGCGATCCCGCTCTCCGCCGTGTCGTCGTCGATCGATCTGGGTGAGCGCATCGCACTCATTCTCGGGACCGAGGGCAAGGGACTGAGCCGCGAGACACTCGAGTATGTCGACCACTCGCTGCGCATCCCGATGGCCCCGGGCGTCGACTCACTCAATGTCGCCACCGCCTCGGGCATCGTGCTGCAGTTTCTTCATGCAAGACTGACCGAGCCGCGCGGCCGATCGGGAGTCGCCCGTTGA
- a CDS encoding NAD-dependent epimerase/dehydratase family protein yields MPELMTKRVAVTGATGLLGGYLIRALLQRGANPIAVVRNPQLAAPLRSLGVEVRTADLGDVAALTRAFESADTVISNAALVSFKPHPFSRYLDVNVEGTIHVFNAMKTAGVGRGIQISSVGIYRGHRTRVDEDHPRYGETHRHHRFNGYKVSKALSEETAWRYASKYEIDLTSLRPSVLYGAFDRNFGMWHKRALRMRPLAPYPYFARFCLVYAGDVAEATMLALENPTSSGKAYNVTGDNSSLWEFADAWMAEDPECQSRRLPLPIRYRRSYSCGRIRRDLGWKTRSHVEGIRETLALEDESRQS; encoded by the coding sequence TTGCCGGAACTCATGACCAAGCGGGTGGCTGTAACCGGTGCCACAGGCCTGTTGGGTGGATATTTGATTCGCGCGTTATTGCAGCGCGGAGCGAATCCGATCGCGGTCGTGCGCAATCCGCAACTCGCCGCACCGCTGCGCTCCCTTGGGGTCGAGGTGCGGACAGCAGATCTCGGGGATGTCGCAGCCCTGACGCGCGCGTTCGAGAGCGCCGATACTGTGATCAGCAACGCCGCTCTGGTCAGCTTCAAGCCCCACCCGTTCAGTCGCTATCTAGACGTCAACGTCGAAGGGACAATCCATGTCTTCAATGCGATGAAAACCGCGGGGGTGGGACGGGGGATTCAGATTTCTTCCGTGGGAATCTATCGAGGGCACCGAACTCGGGTCGACGAAGATCACCCGCGCTACGGAGAGACTCACCGACACCACCGGTTCAACGGCTACAAGGTCAGCAAGGCGCTCTCCGAAGAAACGGCCTGGCGCTACGCATCCAAATACGAAATTGACCTGACGAGCCTGCGCCCATCTGTGCTCTACGGCGCCTTCGATCGCAACTTCGGCATGTGGCACAAACGCGCCCTGCGCATGCGACCGCTCGCACCCTATCCCTACTTCGCGCGCTTCTGCCTGGTCTACGCCGGAGATGTCGCCGAGGCCACCATGCTGGCATTGGAAAACCCGACCTCGTCCGGCAAGGCGTACAACGTCACCGGGGACAACTCCAGCCTATGGGAATTTGCCGACGCTTGGATGGCAGAGGACCCGGAGTGTCAGAGCCGACGGCTCCCGTTGCCGATCCGGTATCGCCGCAGCTATTCGTGCGGGCGGATCCGGCGTGATCTCGGCTGGAAGACACGCAGCCATGTCGAGGGAATTCGAGAGACCTTGGCACTCGAAGACGAGTCGCGGCAATCCTAG
- a CDS encoding fumarate hydratase, which produces MAEFQFQKIFELGEDSAPYRLLSDEHVKTVEFDGRTVLKVAPEALSLLAAHAIRDVSHLFRPSHLSQLAKILEDPDASGNDRIVALELLKNANIAADMILPSCQDTGTAIVLGKKGEDVYTGFDDEEAISRGIYETYSTTNLRYSQMAPLTMYDEKNTGTNLPAQVDLHATQGSEYKFLFITKGGGSANKTFLFQETRALLNEDSLMAFLAKKLPLLGTSACPPYHLAIVIGGTSAEMTLKTVKLASAHYLDTLPTKGNETARAFRDPDLEEKIHRFTQQMGIGAQFGGKYFCHDVRVIRLPRHGASCPVGIGVSCSADRQILGKITSDGIFLEQLETEPARFLPQPIEDSNDQDVVKLDLNRPMAELRETLSQYPVTTRLSLSGTIVVARDIAHAKLKERLDAGEPLPDYFKDHIIYYAGPAKTPEGYASGSFGPTTAGRMDSYVDLFMQNGGSFITLAKGNRSKAVSNACKEYGGFYLGSIGGGAAILAQECIKQVEVLEFEELGMEAVWRIEVENFPAFIIIDDKGNDFYALP; this is translated from the coding sequence ATGGCCGAATTTCAATTTCAGAAAATATTCGAACTCGGGGAAGACAGCGCCCCCTACCGCTTGCTCAGCGACGAGCACGTAAAGACGGTCGAATTCGACGGCCGCACGGTGTTGAAGGTCGCTCCCGAGGCGCTCTCGCTTCTCGCGGCCCATGCAATCCGCGATGTTTCACATCTGTTCCGCCCCAGCCATCTCTCGCAGCTCGCAAAGATTCTCGAAGACCCGGACGCGTCGGGCAACGATCGCATCGTGGCCCTCGAACTGCTGAAGAATGCAAACATCGCCGCCGACATGATTTTGCCCTCCTGCCAGGACACCGGCACGGCAATCGTTCTCGGCAAGAAGGGCGAGGACGTCTACACCGGTTTCGATGACGAAGAGGCAATTTCGCGCGGAATCTATGAAACCTACTCGACGACCAATCTTCGCTATTCCCAGATGGCGCCCCTCACCATGTATGACGAGAAGAACACCGGAACGAATCTGCCGGCCCAGGTGGATCTCCACGCGACCCAGGGCTCCGAGTACAAGTTTCTCTTCATTACGAAAGGTGGCGGCTCCGCGAACAAGACTTTCTTGTTCCAGGAAACGCGTGCGCTGTTGAACGAAGACTCGCTGATGGCATTTCTGGCCAAGAAATTGCCGCTGCTCGGAACCTCCGCTTGTCCTCCCTACCATCTCGCCATCGTGATCGGCGGGACGTCGGCAGAGATGACACTCAAGACGGTGAAGCTGGCGAGTGCTCATTATCTCGACACCCTGCCCACGAAGGGCAACGAGACCGCCCGCGCGTTTCGCGACCCCGACCTCGAAGAGAAAATTCATCGCTTCACCCAGCAAATGGGGATCGGCGCACAATTTGGCGGCAAGTACTTCTGTCACGACGTTCGGGTCATTCGGCTACCGCGCCACGGTGCCTCGTGTCCCGTCGGGATCGGAGTTTCGTGCTCCGCCGACCGACAGATTCTCGGCAAGATCACCAGCGATGGAATCTTTCTCGAACAACTCGAAACGGAGCCCGCGCGGTTCCTGCCCCAACCAATAGAAGACAGCAATGATCAAGACGTGGTCAAGCTCGACCTCAATCGACCCATGGCGGAGTTGCGCGAGACCCTGAGCCAATACCCGGTGACGACACGTCTCTCGCTGTCGGGCACGATCGTGGTCGCCCGAGATATCGCCCACGCCAAGCTAAAGGAGCGCCTCGACGCGGGAGAACCGCTGCCGGACTACTTCAAGGACCACATCATCTACTACGCCGGACCCGCCAAGACGCCCGAGGGATACGCTTCGGGATCGTTCGGACCCACGACCGCAGGGCGCATGGATTCCTATGTGGATCTTTTCATGCAGAACGGCGGCAGCTTCATCACCCTCGCCAAGGGAAACCGGTCCAAGGCAGTTTCAAATGCCTGCAAGGAATACGGAGGGTTCTACCTGGGTTCGATCGGCGGCGGCGCAGCGATTCTCGCCCAGGAGTGCATCAAGCAGGTGGAAGTCCTCGAGTTCGAAGAACTCGGGATGGAGGCGGTCTGGCGAATCGAAGTCGAGAATTTTCCGGCCTTCATCATCATCGACGACAAGGGAAACGACTTTTACGCGCTCCCCTGA
- a CDS encoding PDZ domain-containing protein produces MKNLSRFSHFATKHEPPFRRGVRFAAMIALVLASVSCSGTAESMELTCERIPGLLNTFLHKHISYRHLNDKLRTRAIDSYIKRLDSAKTLYTTREAAALKSSLQGIFFDVGSGECTSLEEIQKDIVDRYEKMQQYVESYVRSDDYAADPEIELVIDPDRRARPKNLEQQHALYRKLVQFQISNYMSNGNTLEEAKDKLVHRYELTVKRAVEFDNEDIYSLFLDAFASALDPHSNYFSAENNEDFKIQMGLSLIGIGVGLSSRDGYSIVEKVIPGGAADKVGKLKPNDKVIAVAQDGEEPVDVIDMDLRKVVRLIRGERHTVVHLTILRQDAKTERFVVSITRDKINLEEQAAKLTFETIKIAGKDEKIAIIDLPSFYGGRDPSERKSSTDLRKLLQQVAEANAVGLLLDLSRNGGGLLDSAREIAGFFIREGGVVAVKDEYGNVQIMRDDDPNILFKGPMVVLTSRISASASEIVAGAMKDYHRAVLVGDDHTFGKGTVQTLVPLPPGLGALKVTTALFFRPGGNSTQHSGVFSDIVVPSPFNTDDFGESNQTYALEAATIPPFLDASANLNESGSGPADFYSPVTPEIVSKLAVLSAKRVADSEDFAEVERKLKEVQNRAGVIRLSEILKAEEEAEKNAADRDENVEETDEEIDKPSIQRTEALEILRDYVLLSRSLPTSTTIAAEVRKATVDEL; encoded by the coding sequence ATGAAGAATCTGAGCCGCTTCAGCCATTTTGCCACCAAACACGAGCCCCCATTTCGACGGGGCGTCCGTTTTGCTGCCATGATCGCGCTGGTCCTCGCGAGCGTTTCCTGTTCGGGTACGGCCGAGAGCATGGAACTCACCTGCGAACGGATCCCTGGCCTGCTCAACACGTTTCTTCACAAGCACATCAGCTATCGCCATCTCAACGACAAGCTTCGCACTCGAGCGATCGACTCCTATATCAAGCGCCTCGATTCCGCAAAGACCCTTTACACCACTCGCGAAGCGGCGGCTCTCAAGTCATCACTCCAGGGGATCTTCTTCGATGTCGGCAGCGGCGAATGCACGAGCCTCGAAGAGATCCAGAAGGACATCGTCGACCGTTACGAAAAGATGCAACAGTACGTCGAGTCCTATGTTCGATCGGATGATTACGCGGCGGATCCCGAAATCGAACTGGTAATCGATCCCGACAGGCGAGCTCGCCCCAAGAATCTCGAGCAACAGCACGCGCTTTACCGCAAGTTGGTCCAGTTCCAGATCTCCAACTACATGAGCAACGGGAACACCCTCGAAGAGGCAAAGGACAAGCTGGTCCACCGCTACGAGCTCACGGTCAAGCGGGCAGTGGAATTTGACAATGAGGACATCTACAGCCTGTTCCTCGATGCGTTCGCGAGCGCCCTGGATCCTCACTCCAATTATTTCAGCGCGGAAAACAACGAAGACTTCAAGATCCAGATGGGACTCTCGCTGATCGGCATCGGTGTCGGGCTGTCGTCTCGGGACGGATATTCGATCGTAGAGAAAGTCATTCCGGGGGGCGCCGCCGACAAGGTCGGGAAACTCAAACCCAATGACAAAGTCATCGCCGTTGCCCAGGACGGTGAAGAACCCGTAGACGTGATCGACATGGATCTGCGTAAAGTGGTCCGGTTGATCCGCGGCGAACGGCATACAGTCGTACATCTTACAATCCTGCGACAGGACGCGAAGACCGAACGTTTTGTGGTCAGCATCACCCGGGACAAGATCAACCTCGAAGAACAGGCAGCGAAGCTCACCTTCGAAACCATCAAGATCGCAGGCAAGGACGAGAAAATCGCCATCATCGACCTCCCGTCGTTCTACGGAGGCCGTGACCCCTCGGAACGCAAGAGTTCAACCGACCTGCGGAAACTCCTGCAGCAAGTGGCTGAAGCCAACGCAGTGGGGCTCCTGCTCGATCTTTCACGCAACGGTGGAGGGCTGCTGGACAGCGCTCGCGAAATCGCGGGATTCTTCATCCGCGAAGGCGGCGTGGTTGCAGTCAAGGACGAGTACGGGAACGTCCAGATCATGCGCGACGATGACCCGAATATCTTGTTCAAAGGACCCATGGTCGTGCTGACTTCCCGGATCAGCGCTTCAGCTTCAGAAATTGTCGCCGGCGCGATGAAGGACTACCACCGCGCGGTCCTGGTCGGCGACGATCACACCTTTGGCAAGGGCACAGTCCAGACCCTGGTCCCGCTGCCACCCGGACTCGGAGCGCTAAAGGTCACGACAGCACTCTTCTTCCGACCCGGCGGAAATTCGACCCAGCATTCGGGCGTCTTTTCGGACATCGTGGTGCCCTCGCCGTTCAATACAGACGACTTCGGGGAGTCCAACCAGACTTACGCTCTCGAGGCCGCAACGATCCCACCCTTCCTCGACGCAAGCGCAAATCTCAACGAAAGCGGTTCCGGCCCGGCAGACTTCTACTCCCCCGTGACACCCGAAATTGTTTCCAAGCTAGCCGTGCTTTCTGCCAAGCGAGTCGCGGATAGCGAAGACTTTGCGGAAGTGGAACGCAAGCTCAAGGAAGTGCAGAATCGCGCCGGGGTCATTCGTCTTTCGGAAATTCTCAAAGCAGAGGAAGAGGCCGAGAAGAACGCCGCAGACAGGGATGAGAATGTAGAAGAAACGGACGAGGAAATAGACAAGCCCTCGATCCAGCGGACGGAAGCCCTCGAGATCTTGCGAGACTACGTGTTGCTTTCCCGCTCACTCCCCACTTCGACGACCATTGCAGCCGAAGTACGTAAAGCCACGGTAGACGAGCTCTAG
- a CDS encoding HDOD domain-containing protein, giving the protein MSEKLEQYLESTADDLPAMPAIAREIIRAVDDPSSCIADIKELIEQDSAIAAKLLKMSNSALYGFPSEINSISHAISLLGTRTVRNLVLAVSLKKTFRRFGLMEQLLWQHSTLSGPVAAKLSALPQIDVSSDEAFTAGLLHHIGKTALANSHHDEYEQVIQRVYNEKIGFVQAETEQFGFDHSILGGAIASRWNLPDSLVSVIENHHNSGALASLPEGVARLTALISVTSICLTKLGVGRAESVDEIEPANLPAWNYLDLTEDDVEHILEICTDQIKTSQELIS; this is encoded by the coding sequence ATGAGCGAGAAACTCGAGCAGTACCTCGAATCCACCGCGGATGATCTTCCCGCGATGCCCGCCATCGCACGTGAAATCATCCGTGCAGTCGACGACCCCAGTTCGTGCATTGCCGACATCAAGGAATTGATCGAACAAGACTCTGCGATAGCGGCCAAGCTGCTCAAGATGTCCAATTCTGCGCTGTACGGATTTCCGAGCGAGATCAACAGTATCTCTCACGCCATTTCACTGCTCGGCACTCGCACGGTTCGCAATCTCGTACTCGCGGTTTCGCTCAAGAAGACCTTCAGGCGCTTCGGGTTGATGGAACAGCTCTTGTGGCAACACTCCACACTCTCGGGACCTGTTGCGGCAAAGCTCTCAGCTCTTCCGCAGATCGATGTAAGTTCTGACGAGGCGTTTACGGCCGGCTTGCTGCACCATATCGGCAAAACCGCACTCGCGAACAGCCATCACGACGAATACGAGCAGGTTATCCAGCGCGTCTACAATGAGAAAATCGGATTCGTCCAGGCGGAAACCGAGCAATTCGGCTTCGACCACTCGATACTCGGCGGTGCGATCGCAAGTCGCTGGAACTTGCCCGATTCTCTCGTGTCCGTCATCGAGAACCACCACAATTCTGGCGCACTGGCAAGTTTGCCCGAAGGCGTTGCGCGACTGACGGCGCTCATAAGCGTGACCAGCATCTGCTTGACCAAGCTCGGAGTCGGTCGCGCAGAATCGGTCGATGAAATCGAGCCGGCAAATCTCCCCGCCTGGAACTACCTCGATCTCACCGAGGACGACGTGGAACATATCCTCGAAATTTGCACAGATCAGATCAAGACTTCGCAAGAACTCATCAGCTGA
- a CDS encoding BolA/IbaG family iron-sulfur metabolism protein, whose amino-acid sequence MSLEILGDNSTNTIDQMRSAIEAAVDCHEISIDSGSPGHFAIRVVSAAFVDLGRVKQQQLIYGAIAHLMKGDGAPVHAIDRLECVAP is encoded by the coding sequence ATGTCCTTGGAAATTCTCGGCGACAACTCGACAAACACAATCGATCAGATGCGCAGCGCGATCGAAGCTGCGGTCGATTGCCATGAGATCTCAATCGACTCGGGAAGCCCGGGGCACTTTGCCATTCGAGTGGTCTCGGCCGCCTTTGTAGACCTTGGGCGCGTCAAGCAACAGCAGTTGATCTACGGCGCAATCGCGCACCTGATGAAGGGCGACGGCGCACCTGTCCACGCCATCGACCGTCTCGAATGCGTGGCCCCCTGA